A genomic window from Rhodococcus sp. KBS0724 includes:
- a CDS encoding thiolase domain-containing protein — MTHATNLIGWSHTVFGKLDAPDVETLMGEVALAALADADVAPKDVDAIFVGVYNNGFSKQSFDAALVGSACPELAYVPATRMENACATGSAALYAACDFVESGRGRVALVIGAEKMTRASRAEVNDILLGASHQRTEADFGSFAAIFGELARGYGARYGDQSDTLAAIAAKNHRYGVDNPYAHLRKDLGLEFCSQVSEKNPLVAGPLRRTDCSLVSDGAAALVVADAATSRHRLCSIGIRSRSHANSPFAVAARRDPLFFDGAATAFRGALESAGLTLADLDLLETHDCFTQAELMQYEAFGLAEPGHGHRVVEEGVTARDGALTTNVSGGLKSKGHPIGATGVSQHVMAAMQLSGEAGAMQLDHPARAAVFNMGGAAVANYATILEAK, encoded by the coding sequence ATGACCCATGCAACAAATCTGATCGGTTGGTCGCACACCGTTTTCGGCAAACTCGACGCACCCGATGTCGAAACACTGATGGGTGAAGTTGCACTCGCGGCGCTCGCCGACGCCGATGTCGCGCCAAAGGACGTCGACGCCATCTTCGTCGGCGTGTACAACAACGGATTTTCCAAGCAGAGTTTCGATGCCGCGCTCGTCGGGTCCGCATGCCCCGAATTGGCGTATGTTCCGGCAACCCGCATGGAAAACGCCTGTGCCACAGGTTCTGCCGCGCTCTATGCGGCATGCGACTTCGTTGAATCCGGACGTGGCCGAGTGGCTCTGGTGATCGGCGCCGAGAAGATGACCAGGGCCTCGAGAGCTGAGGTGAACGACATCCTCCTCGGGGCATCGCACCAACGTACCGAGGCTGATTTCGGCAGCTTTGCAGCCATTTTCGGTGAATTGGCGAGAGGCTACGGTGCGCGCTACGGCGATCAGTCCGACACCCTCGCTGCTATTGCGGCCAAGAATCATCGCTACGGCGTCGACAATCCGTATGCCCACCTGCGCAAGGATCTCGGGCTCGAGTTCTGCTCCCAGGTCTCCGAGAAGAACCCACTCGTTGCTGGGCCGCTCCGAAGGACCGATTGCTCGCTGGTCTCCGACGGCGCAGCAGCACTCGTCGTGGCGGACGCAGCAACGTCGCGGCATCGCCTGTGCAGCATCGGCATTCGATCACGATCGCATGCGAATTCACCATTTGCAGTAGCCGCACGACGTGACCCGCTGTTCTTCGACGGTGCCGCAACGGCGTTTCGCGGCGCGCTCGAGTCTGCGGGTCTGACACTCGCCGACCTCGATCTGCTCGAAACACACGATTGCTTCACTCAAGCCGAATTGATGCAGTACGAAGCCTTCGGACTTGCCGAACCCGGCCACGGACACCGTGTTGTGGAGGAGGGCGTGACAGCGCGTGACGGCGCCCTCACCACCAACGTCTCGGGAGGATTGAAGTCGAAAGGTCACCCCATCGGAGCGACGGGTGTCTCTCAACATGTCATGGCTGCAATGCAATTGAGCGGTGAAGCCGGGGCCATGCAACTCGATCACCCCGCGCGCGCCGCAGTCTTCAACATGGGCGGCGCCGCGGTCGCCAATTACGCGACGATTCTGGAGGCAAAATAA
- a CDS encoding alpha/beta fold hydrolase, which translates to MRRAALIALVLATCCACGAGPSIRPDVAVEGHSGGTPGSSDTSATTTPPVPAPAVPTSDLPWRDCSGTSLADAALSATSTGVIIECAEFSAPIDTSGRIDGTFTAAATRARTSSTPANAYPIVFTSGTDRSSGSTLAMLSATGLTAVLAAHPVVALDRRGIDRSTPIECMEPDTRRGLADLGQFEPSSSGDAADAVAALGHDATISCTDYLDPQELEFGADAAADDINALRTRWDVDTIALWAAGSGSDIGLSYAATYPDNLARLILDSPAPIATDATTEEESRVQGQEAALTAFATRCAALSCSLGPDPHAAVVALMERARAGEFRPLSAASIARAISASLAIASQNRQLDTTSLADALSALGTGNPVPMRERAAAAEKALASDGQFVGRCTDGVQWPGVGRIRELQQSWGKSYPVFGNEAALGLSACASWPTTTPTPLPTALKPTVLVLSGQADPAVGNSGLATVTGVVTNAGARFASLDWQGSGHPAMQSACVQQAAVSYLENQSLPANGNVCPA; encoded by the coding sequence ATGCGCAGAGCGGCTTTGATTGCACTTGTCCTGGCGACGTGTTGTGCCTGTGGCGCAGGGCCCTCCATCCGCCCGGATGTCGCCGTCGAAGGTCATAGCGGCGGTACCCCCGGGAGTTCCGACACATCAGCGACGACAACTCCCCCGGTTCCCGCTCCGGCCGTCCCGACCAGTGACCTCCCGTGGCGCGACTGCAGCGGAACATCTCTTGCCGACGCTGCGTTGTCTGCGACCAGCACGGGAGTCATCATCGAATGCGCCGAATTCAGCGCACCCATCGACACCAGCGGCCGCATCGACGGAACATTTACCGCCGCGGCGACCCGGGCCCGAACGTCGTCGACTCCCGCGAACGCGTACCCGATCGTCTTCACCTCCGGGACCGATCGCTCGTCGGGAAGCACCCTGGCCATGCTGTCCGCAACCGGACTGACCGCCGTCCTCGCAGCGCACCCCGTTGTGGCTCTCGACCGCCGCGGTATCGACCGCTCCACACCCATCGAATGCATGGAGCCCGATACTCGGCGTGGACTCGCTGATCTCGGCCAGTTCGAGCCGAGTTCCAGCGGAGACGCGGCCGACGCCGTCGCTGCACTCGGGCACGACGCAACTATCTCCTGCACGGACTACCTCGATCCACAAGAACTCGAATTCGGAGCCGACGCCGCAGCCGACGACATCAACGCGCTCCGCACGCGATGGGATGTCGACACCATCGCACTGTGGGCTGCCGGCTCCGGCTCTGACATCGGATTGAGTTACGCCGCAACATATCCCGACAATCTGGCCCGGTTGATCCTCGACTCGCCGGCACCGATCGCAACCGATGCCACCACCGAGGAAGAAAGCCGAGTCCAAGGCCAGGAAGCCGCGTTGACGGCGTTTGCCACTCGCTGCGCAGCGCTGTCCTGCTCGCTCGGCCCCGACCCCCACGCCGCCGTCGTTGCACTGATGGAACGGGCGCGAGCCGGTGAGTTCCGCCCCCTGTCCGCGGCATCGATCGCCCGCGCGATCTCGGCAAGTCTCGCCATCGCGAGCCAGAATCGCCAATTGGACACAACGTCCCTTGCCGACGCACTCAGCGCGCTCGGAACCGGGAACCCCGTACCCATGCGCGAGCGTGCCGCAGCCGCGGAGAAGGCCCTCGCCAGTGACGGTCAGTTCGTCGGACGCTGCACCGACGGCGTTCAGTGGCCGGGAGTGGGCCGCATCCGCGAACTCCAACAATCATGGGGTAAGTCCTACCCCGTGTTCGGGAACGAAGCCGCACTCGGATTGTCGGCGTGCGCGAGTTGGCCGACTACCACTCCGACGCCATTGCCCACCGCGTTGAAACCGACTGTTCTCGTGCTCAGCGGCCAAGCCGACCCCGCCGTCGGCAACAGCGGACTGGCCACCGTCACCGGAGTTGTCACCAACGCCGGCGCCCGATTTGCCAGCCTTGATTGGCAAGGTTCCGGACACCCCGCGATGCAATCCGCCTGCGTCCAACAGGCCGCGGTGTCCTACCTGGAGAATCAGAGCCTGCCCGCCAACGGCAATGTGTGCCCTGCCTAG
- a CDS encoding MFS transporter, translating into MLRDTRVCWTLDQNRDPVPFGKAAKPRQRPHSMTDHTRTLSRARIATSVAFGLQGFLLASILTQLPSYRDMFALSESLLVVAVVSISVIAGLGSVLAERLAVRTSSKTTLRTGLAVIAIFGGATGLAPNSALFFVCLALYGVGLGIVDAAANMQAVSIQHAKGRFILSSFHAAWSVGAIAGALFISATAGLDISVRVTQVCAGVIVALLLLAFGPSLLDRSATTAVDSNVGGAVTLTVPMRAFVLLGIAMALFYAVDFSIGNWSTLYLEDVLLADASTAALSMAAYQIAALVARLTGDYWVGKFGETMVVRAGSLIGVIGMTVVVTAQSPSIAIAGFLIVGLGLPVIAPICFSAAGRMAPPDQIDSVIARINLFNYVGTVVGGGIVGAVAAFSDLRIGFLIPLAFCVILIALAPAFAPKSVESVAAEKTG; encoded by the coding sequence ATGCTGCGCGACACGCGAGTTTGTTGGACACTCGACCAGAACCGAGATCCAGTACCGTTCGGCAAAGCAGCCAAACCAAGACAAAGGCCACATTCGATGACGGATCACACCCGCACCCTGAGCAGGGCACGGATCGCCACCTCCGTGGCCTTCGGACTCCAAGGTTTCCTTCTCGCGTCGATCCTGACGCAACTGCCGTCGTATCGAGACATGTTTGCGCTCAGTGAGTCACTACTGGTGGTCGCGGTTGTGTCGATATCGGTGATCGCCGGATTGGGCAGCGTTCTCGCCGAACGGCTCGCAGTCCGCACCTCGAGCAAAACCACCCTGCGCACCGGACTGGCAGTCATCGCGATCTTCGGAGGTGCCACCGGCCTGGCTCCCAACTCAGCGCTCTTTTTTGTCTGTCTCGCGCTCTACGGGGTCGGCCTCGGCATCGTGGATGCGGCAGCGAATATGCAGGCAGTCTCGATCCAACACGCCAAGGGACGTTTCATTCTCAGCTCGTTCCACGCGGCCTGGAGCGTCGGGGCAATTGCCGGCGCGCTCTTCATCTCCGCAACCGCGGGCCTCGACATCTCGGTGCGGGTGACCCAGGTGTGTGCGGGAGTGATTGTGGCCCTTCTGCTTCTCGCGTTCGGTCCGTCGCTGCTCGATCGCAGCGCAACGACCGCCGTCGACTCCAACGTCGGTGGTGCCGTCACGCTCACCGTCCCGATGCGAGCGTTTGTCCTGCTCGGAATCGCGATGGCACTGTTCTATGCGGTCGATTTCAGCATCGGCAACTGGTCGACGCTGTACCTCGAAGACGTACTTCTGGCTGATGCGAGCACCGCTGCGCTGTCGATGGCCGCGTACCAGATCGCGGCATTGGTCGCGCGGTTGACCGGCGACTACTGGGTCGGCAAGTTCGGTGAGACCATGGTCGTCCGCGCCGGATCACTGATCGGCGTGATCGGTATGACCGTTGTCGTGACGGCGCAGTCTCCCTCGATTGCCATCGCCGGATTCCTCATCGTCGGCCTGGGTCTACCGGTGATCGCTCCGATCTGCTTCAGCGCCGCCGGACGTATGGCTCCGCCCGATCAGATCGATTCCGTCATCGCTCGCATCAACCTCTTCAACTACGTCGGCACTGTGGTCGGCGGCGGAATAGTCGGAGCTGTCGCTGCATTCAGCGACCTGCGGATCGGGTTCCTCATACCGCTGGCGTTCTGCGTGATTCTGATTGCGCTCGCACCGGCGTTCGCCCCGAAAAGCGTCGAAAGCGTGGCAGCCGAGAAAACCGGATAG
- the zapE gene encoding cell division protein ZapE — protein MPQRLVDRSPVVPADQLVAQMVPPAMFDDVSFASYIPDPNEPSQAAAVAKTEEFSKRVAKIRAGGRRGLFGKKTQATGAGLYLDGGFGVGKTHLLASIFHSVPSPKAFGTFVELTHVVGALGFNKAVEAFSEHSVLCIDEFELDDPGDTMLVSRLLSELSTRGVSIVATSNTLPGQLGEGRFAAQDFMREIKKLGSIFETIRVDGPDYRHRDLPPAPEPISSEELIARAESVDGATLDNFDELCKHLSTLHPSRYNKLVEGVRAVYIDGVHPATDQSVALRFVVLADRLYDASIPVTVSGARLDEIFTPEMLAGGYKKKYLRAMSRLLALSRFEVAAS, from the coding sequence ATGCCTCAACGTCTTGTCGATCGCAGTCCGGTGGTACCCGCCGATCAATTGGTCGCTCAAATGGTTCCACCCGCAATGTTCGACGACGTGAGCTTTGCGTCCTACATCCCGGATCCCAACGAGCCGAGTCAGGCAGCTGCTGTTGCAAAGACCGAGGAATTCTCGAAGCGCGTAGCCAAGATCCGGGCCGGCGGTCGTCGTGGATTGTTCGGCAAGAAGACTCAGGCAACCGGCGCTGGTCTGTACCTCGACGGCGGTTTCGGTGTCGGTAAGACCCACCTGCTGGCGTCGATCTTCCACAGCGTTCCCTCGCCCAAGGCATTCGGCACGTTCGTCGAATTGACGCACGTCGTCGGCGCACTCGGCTTCAACAAGGCCGTCGAGGCATTTTCGGAGCACAGCGTTCTGTGCATCGACGAATTCGAGCTCGATGATCCGGGCGACACCATGCTTGTTTCTCGCCTGTTGTCCGAGCTGTCGACGCGCGGTGTGTCCATCGTCGCGACGTCCAACACACTTCCGGGCCAGCTCGGTGAGGGCCGCTTTGCGGCGCAGGACTTCATGCGTGAGATCAAGAAGCTCGGTTCGATCTTCGAGACCATTCGCGTCGACGGTCCCGACTACCGCCACCGCGATCTGCCGCCGGCCCCCGAGCCGATTTCTTCGGAAGAGTTGATCGCTCGCGCCGAGTCCGTCGACGGCGCAACGCTCGACAACTTCGACGAGCTGTGCAAGCACCTCAGCACGCTGCACCCGTCGCGATACAACAAGCTGGTCGAGGGTGTTCGTGCTGTTTACATCGACGGCGTGCACCCCGCGACAGACCAGTCCGTTGCGCTTCGGTTCGTGGTTCTCGCCGACCGTCTGTACGACGCGAGCATTCCGGTGACGGTGTCCGGCGCTCGTCTGGACGAAATCTTCACCCCCGAGATGCTGGCCGGCGGTTACAAGAAGAAGTACCTCCGTGCCATGTCGCGTCTGCTTGCGTTGTCTCGCTTCGAGGTTGCCGCGAGCTAG
- a CDS encoding GH1 family beta-glucosidase: MSGHPTAAFPPEFVWGTATAAYQIEGAVTEGGRGPSIWDDFCAQPGAIVRGETGAVAADHYHRWESDVDLMSQLGLDTYRLSLSWSRILPTGSGAVNQEGLDFYDRLIDRLCAAAITPAVTLFHWDLPSALQEQGGWMNRDTAFRLGEFAQIVGDRFADRVGMWMPLNEPVVHTLYGHALGVHAPGLSLGFAAFQAAHHQLLGHGVAVDALRSAGCSGIGIASNHAPVRAASDSPEDVMAADIYDHVVNWMFADPILLGKYPADEFAQLLTGPIDEDLTIISAPLDWYGINYYEPTMIAAPVEGQGTDGVLEIDLPPGLPFAPVAITGYPTTDFGWPIVPEGLGEILRTFHSRFGESLPPIYITESGCSFHDAPNSAGEVSDTARIEYHDAHLRALRSAMDDGVDVRGYFVWSLLDNFEWAAGYQERFGLVHVDFETQQRTPKASFEWYRSVIAAHKAVTS, from the coding sequence ATGAGTGGACATCCAACAGCAGCCTTCCCGCCCGAGTTTGTGTGGGGGACCGCGACGGCGGCGTACCAAATCGAGGGCGCAGTCACCGAAGGCGGTCGTGGACCGTCGATTTGGGACGACTTCTGTGCCCAGCCCGGTGCCATTGTCCGTGGTGAAACCGGCGCGGTCGCCGCCGATCACTACCACCGCTGGGAATCCGACGTCGACTTGATGTCGCAACTCGGGCTCGACACGTATCGCCTGTCGCTGTCGTGGTCGCGGATCCTTCCCACCGGATCGGGCGCGGTCAACCAGGAGGGTCTCGATTTCTACGACCGCCTGATAGACCGCCTGTGTGCCGCCGCAATCACACCCGCTGTCACGCTCTTTCACTGGGATCTGCCGTCGGCTCTGCAAGAGCAGGGCGGATGGATGAACCGTGACACAGCATTTCGGCTGGGGGAGTTTGCCCAGATCGTGGGCGACCGGTTCGCAGATCGCGTCGGCATGTGGATGCCACTCAACGAGCCTGTTGTTCACACCCTGTACGGCCACGCGCTGGGGGTACATGCGCCGGGGCTCTCTCTGGGATTCGCAGCCTTCCAAGCCGCGCATCACCAACTACTCGGACACGGTGTGGCTGTTGACGCGTTGCGGTCGGCGGGATGTTCGGGCATCGGTATCGCGTCGAACCACGCGCCGGTGCGGGCCGCATCGGATTCGCCGGAAGACGTGATGGCCGCAGACATCTACGACCACGTCGTCAATTGGATGTTCGCCGACCCGATACTGCTCGGAAAGTATCCGGCCGACGAATTCGCGCAGTTGCTCACCGGGCCGATCGACGAGGATCTGACGATCATCAGTGCGCCCCTCGACTGGTACGGCATCAACTACTACGAGCCGACGATGATCGCCGCCCCCGTCGAGGGGCAGGGCACCGACGGGGTTCTCGAGATCGACCTGCCACCGGGACTTCCTTTTGCGCCGGTGGCGATAACCGGTTATCCGACAACCGATTTCGGATGGCCGATCGTTCCCGAAGGGCTCGGGGAGATCCTGCGGACGTTCCACTCACGGTTCGGTGAGTCCCTGCCACCGATCTACATCACCGAGAGCGGATGTTCGTTCCACGACGCACCGAACAGTGCGGGCGAGGTGAGCGACACTGCCCGGATCGAGTATCACGACGCTCATTTGCGGGCTTTGCGATCGGCCATGGACGACGGCGTCGACGTACGCGGCTATTTTGTGTGGTCGCTGCTCGACAATTTCGAGTGGGCAGCCGGCTATCAGGAGCGATTCGGGCTCGTCCACGTCGATTTCGAAACTCAACAACGGACGCCCAAGGCGTCGTTCGAGTGGTACCGCAGCGTGATTGCGGCGCACAAGGCAGTCACCTCGTGA
- a CDS encoding PDR/VanB family oxidoreductase has translation MPEALVVEPRIAVLVAGVEYVTADILHITLAAPDGVPLPKWEPGSHIEVALTTDLIRQYSLCGDADSPNWCIAVHRESESRGGSAWIHDNIHVGQTLTVSEPRARFPLVDAPHYLFVAGGIGITPILAMIDACDRRKASWRLVYTGRSESTMAFTETLRRYDPNVSIHPTDAQGRIDVAGLVSEVPSGTAVYCCGPSTLVDAVESEGAAHPEVTVHVERFRPRDGALSGTDTEFDVILDETGVTVRVGCGQSILDALESAGIHVPTSCREGTCGTCETVVLEGIPDHRDSYLTTAEQESNEVMMVCCSRSTEDVLVLDL, from the coding sequence ATGCCTGAGGCGCTCGTCGTCGAGCCGCGTATCGCAGTGCTTGTCGCCGGCGTGGAATACGTGACCGCCGATATCCTTCACATCACATTGGCCGCACCTGACGGCGTTCCACTTCCGAAGTGGGAGCCGGGATCGCACATCGAGGTCGCGCTCACCACGGATCTCATCCGTCAGTACTCGCTGTGCGGCGATGCCGACTCGCCGAATTGGTGTATTGCCGTTCACCGCGAGTCGGAGAGTCGAGGCGGATCGGCGTGGATTCACGACAACATTCACGTCGGGCAAACGCTGACAGTCAGCGAGCCTCGCGCGCGCTTTCCGCTGGTCGACGCGCCACACTACCTCTTTGTCGCCGGCGGCATCGGAATAACCCCCATTCTCGCGATGATCGACGCGTGCGATCGCCGAAAGGCGTCGTGGCGTCTCGTGTATACCGGTCGCAGTGAATCGACGATGGCGTTCACGGAGACGCTTCGCCGATACGACCCCAACGTGAGTATCCATCCGACTGATGCTCAGGGACGCATCGACGTGGCGGGACTCGTCAGCGAAGTCCCGTCCGGTACCGCCGTTTACTGCTGTGGGCCAAGCACACTCGTCGATGCCGTGGAATCGGAGGGCGCAGCGCATCCAGAAGTCACGGTTCATGTCGAACGTTTCCGTCCACGGGACGGCGCGTTGTCGGGGACGGACACCGAATTCGACGTGATTCTCGACGAAACAGGAGTCACGGTACGGGTCGGTTGCGGCCAGTCCATACTCGACGCACTGGAATCAGCCGGCATCCACGTCCCCACTTCGTGCCGTGAGGGCACTTGCGGCACATGCGAAACGGTTGTCCTCGAAGGTATTCCGGATCATCGCGATTCGTATCTGACGACCGCCGAACAAGAATCCAACGAAGTGATGATGGTGTGCTGCTCACGCTCGACGGAGGACGTCCTCGTCCTCGATCTCTGA
- a CDS encoding GNAT family N-acetyltransferase encodes MSITVDRAGIWDSEAIADVAAVTFPLACPPDASADDINAFIDNVLSVDKFSEYLTDPTRTVLKVISGDAIVGYAMLIDAEPSDPDVRAALTLRPTTELSKLYVLPGNHGSGAAASLMTAVVAHARESGSTGIWLGVNQENARAQKFYAKHGFAQVGTKTFVVGTQLHHDFVMERPVG; translated from the coding sequence GTGAGTATCACCGTTGATCGGGCCGGAATCTGGGATTCCGAGGCAATCGCCGACGTGGCAGCGGTGACGTTTCCACTCGCCTGCCCGCCCGACGCTTCCGCCGACGACATCAACGCCTTCATCGACAACGTGCTCTCGGTCGACAAGTTCTCCGAATACCTGACCGACCCGACGCGCACGGTTCTCAAAGTGATCTCCGGCGACGCCATAGTCGGTTACGCGATGCTCATCGACGCCGAACCGTCCGATCCCGATGTGCGGGCGGCACTCACACTCCGCCCGACGACAGAGTTGAGCAAGCTGTACGTGCTACCCGGAAACCACGGCAGCGGCGCCGCAGCATCATTGATGACTGCAGTGGTCGCTCACGCCCGCGAAAGTGGCAGCACGGGAATCTGGCTTGGTGTGAACCAGGAAAACGCGCGAGCTCAGAAGTTCTATGCAAAGCACGGATTCGCACAGGTCGGGACCAAGACCTTTGTCGTGGGCACCCAGCTCCATCACGATTTTGTGATGGAGCGACCGGTCGGCTGA
- a CDS encoding pyrimidine reductase family protein: protein MHHLDFATYFTPDQPQRLRELYSYPENLQHPWIRVNFVSSIDGAVSVSGLSGGLGTPADKTVFDTLRELCDVVVVGAGTARAENYRGAVMTDDARARRVASGLAPVPPILVVSSRASIDPESRLFRDAEVPPILLVGADADASAVSKLSAAGADVHRSVGAAVRSVDIENTVAELKLCRILCEGGPSLFGQLITDNAVDELCVTTSPQLVGGNAGRISLSAQSLPTPMTPAHILTDSDGTVLSRWVRQRPRH from the coding sequence ATGCACCATCTGGATTTTGCGACCTACTTCACACCGGATCAGCCGCAGCGGCTCCGAGAACTCTATTCATATCCGGAAAACTTGCAGCATCCCTGGATACGGGTGAACTTCGTGTCCAGCATCGACGGTGCCGTCTCCGTCAGCGGGCTCAGCGGCGGCCTGGGCACTCCGGCGGACAAGACCGTGTTCGACACGCTGCGCGAGCTGTGCGACGTGGTTGTTGTCGGAGCCGGAACAGCTCGGGCCGAGAACTACCGCGGCGCGGTGATGACCGACGACGCTCGGGCGCGCCGGGTCGCGTCGGGGCTTGCGCCGGTGCCCCCGATCTTGGTTGTCTCGTCGCGCGCGTCGATCGACCCTGAAAGCCGATTGTTTCGGGACGCCGAAGTCCCACCGATTCTGCTGGTGGGCGCCGACGCCGACGCCTCTGCCGTCTCGAAGTTGAGCGCTGCCGGTGCCGACGTTCACCGCAGCGTCGGTGCGGCGGTGCGCAGCGTGGACATCGAGAACACGGTTGCCGAGCTGAAGTTGTGCCGGATCCTGTGTGAGGGCGGACCATCGCTGTTCGGCCAACTGATCACGGACAACGCCGTCGACGAACTGTGCGTCACAACATCTCCGCAACTGGTCGGCGGCAATGCGGGACGGATTTCCCTCTCCGCGCAGTCCCTTCCCACCCCGATGACGCCCGCACATATCCTCACGGACTCCGACGGCACGGTGCTGTCGCGGTGGGTTCGTCAACGTCCCCGGCACTGA
- a CDS encoding AMP-binding protein encodes MNTPLRKRAVNLATALTRTARRFPDRMGVSCADKVLTWRELDDAATGLGDELQRRGVRQGDSVLIHSGNHVEYVISIYAVLRIGAVLAPTNSRLAPHDVVTIAGTVRPTAVLCERSHTDHARAITEAIDIPGGVLWIGAAQSEPDSVAGVAPRHDSGNADVMPGDPAWYFFTSGTSGPPKAAILTHDQLGFVITSHLCDLMPGTDERDVSLVVAPLSHGAGIHLLPQVAVGAGSVLTASPRMDAAEVWRLVESQHVTNVFTVPTILKLLVDHPAALTHDHSSLRYVVYAGAPINATDQAHARQVLGEVLVQYYGLGEVTGNITVLPPRLHGRPSPEGVATGTCGYPRTSMQVSIQDSNGGQVALGERGEICVAGPGVFAGYLDNAVANESAFRNGWFRTGDIGLLDDSGFLYITGRLSDMFISGGSNIHPRDIEEKLLTHPHVAEVAVLGMPDPVWGETGVAVCVPVAGSTIGTEELRTWAAKGLASYKVPRHFYMWDQLPKSAYGKVVKREIRSLLSATVWPPE; translated from the coding sequence ATGAACACGCCACTCCGAAAGCGCGCAGTGAATCTCGCTACCGCACTTACCCGTACCGCACGCAGATTCCCCGACCGGATGGGGGTGTCGTGTGCCGACAAGGTGCTTACGTGGCGGGAACTCGACGATGCAGCCACTGGGCTAGGTGATGAATTGCAACGACGCGGCGTCCGGCAGGGCGATTCGGTCCTGATTCACAGCGGCAATCATGTGGAATACGTGATTTCGATATACGCAGTGCTGCGAATCGGCGCCGTCTTGGCACCGACAAATTCACGACTCGCGCCACACGACGTAGTGACCATAGCCGGTACCGTTCGTCCCACTGCGGTGCTGTGCGAGCGTTCCCACACCGACCACGCCCGCGCCATCACGGAGGCGATCGACATTCCCGGCGGGGTCCTCTGGATCGGAGCAGCGCAGTCCGAACCGGACAGTGTCGCCGGCGTTGCCCCGCGCCACGATTCCGGTAACGCCGACGTCATGCCCGGCGACCCAGCCTGGTATTTCTTTACTTCCGGAACGAGTGGCCCACCGAAGGCAGCGATCCTCACACACGACCAACTCGGGTTTGTCATTACCAGTCACCTGTGCGATCTGATGCCAGGAACCGATGAACGCGATGTATCGCTGGTTGTCGCTCCGCTGTCGCACGGCGCGGGAATTCACCTGCTCCCGCAGGTTGCCGTGGGAGCAGGGTCCGTGCTGACGGCCTCGCCCAGGATGGATGCGGCAGAAGTGTGGCGTCTCGTAGAATCTCAGCACGTCACCAACGTCTTCACGGTGCCGACCATCCTCAAATTGCTGGTAGACCATCCTGCCGCCCTGACCCATGACCATTCGTCGCTGCGCTACGTCGTGTATGCGGGCGCGCCCATCAATGCCACCGACCAGGCGCACGCGCGCCAGGTACTCGGCGAGGTACTCGTGCAGTACTACGGCCTGGGTGAAGTCACCGGGAACATCACCGTTCTGCCACCCCGTCTACATGGACGGCCTAGCCCCGAAGGAGTCGCAACGGGCACGTGCGGTTACCCCCGAACCAGCATGCAGGTCAGCATTCAAGATTCGAACGGCGGCCAGGTAGCACTCGGGGAGCGCGGCGAAATCTGCGTCGCGGGGCCAGGGGTTTTTGCCGGCTACCTCGACAACGCTGTCGCCAACGAATCGGCCTTCCGCAACGGATGGTTCAGGACCGGCGATATCGGACTGCTCGACGATAGTGGGTTTCTCTACATCACCGGCCGACTCTCCGACATGTTCATTTCGGGCGGTTCCAATATTCATCCTCGAGACATTGAAGAGAAGCTCCTCACACACCCCCACGTCGCCGAAGTGGCAGTGCTCGGTATGCCCGATCCAGTTTGGGGTGAGACCGGTGTGGCGGTATGCGTCCCAGTGGCCGGATCCACTATCGGGACCGAAGAACTTCGAACGTGGGCAGCGAAGGGGCTGGCGTCGTACAAAGTGCCCCGCCACTTCTACATGTGGGACCAGCTGCCGAAATCTGCATACGGCAAGGTCGTCAAGAGAGAGATCCGATCACTGCTCAGCGCGACAGTCTGGCCTCCGGAATAA
- a CDS encoding Rieske (2Fe-2S) protein, with amino-acid sequence MSRYIVAAVSDIKPGERKIVTLDGRSIGVFNVDGEFFALLNQCPHAGAPLCEHGTVFGSASAEKPGDSIEYVRNRSIRCPWHQWEFDLRTGQSWYDPANARVRKYEVDTVVTAADISTDEAQRTPGPHIMEGYEVTTEDMYVVVDTSRRRAGTQRTRHIATRNAATDA; translated from the coding sequence ATGAGTAGGTACATTGTTGCGGCGGTCAGCGACATCAAACCGGGTGAACGAAAGATTGTCACGCTCGACGGTCGGTCGATCGGTGTCTTCAACGTGGACGGTGAATTCTTTGCCCTTCTCAATCAATGCCCACATGCCGGCGCACCGCTGTGTGAGCATGGAACTGTCTTCGGATCAGCCTCGGCTGAGAAGCCCGGGGACTCAATCGAATACGTCCGCAACCGCTCCATCCGGTGCCCGTGGCATCAATGGGAATTCGATCTCCGGACCGGTCAGTCCTGGTACGACCCGGCAAACGCCCGCGTCCGCAAGTACGAAGTCGACACGGTCGTCACCGCAGCCGACATCTCGACGGATGAAGCACAAAGGACGCCGGGACCACACATCATGGAAGGTTACGAAGTCACGACCGAGGACATGTACGTCGTAGTGGACACCTCGCGGCGGCGAGCGGGAACACAACGAACTCGGCACATTGCGACGCGAAACGCAGCGACAGATGCCTGA